The Ciceribacter thiooxidans genome window below encodes:
- a CDS encoding ABC transporter ATP-binding protein: MNERMTTPLITVDNLVKHYGGRRDPISWATGKPAINIRALNGVSFEVRRGETLGLIGESGCGKSTLGRTLLRLHEPTSGRVVFNGTDITALKPDALKAMRRDMQIIFQDPYASLNPRRTVADIIGLPLMLHGLASNRRDMRDRVAAIMDKVGLKANHLDRYPHQFSGGQRQRIGIARALISNPQFIVCDEPVSALDVSIQAQIIELLTSLKREMGLTYLFVSHDISVIGYLSDRVAVMYLGEIVEMGPVEAVLSNPRHPYTQSLMSAVPDVDHPGKRQRVRLTGDLPSPQNPPPGCKFHTRCPLAIDLCRKEAPPRHEAGNGHTVSCHLINDELSILR, from the coding sequence ATGAACGAGAGGATGACTACGCCGCTTATCACCGTCGACAACCTCGTGAAGCACTATGGCGGGCGACGGGACCCGATTTCCTGGGCGACTGGGAAACCGGCAATCAACATTCGGGCACTTAACGGCGTCTCTTTCGAGGTGCGACGCGGCGAGACGCTCGGCCTGATCGGCGAAAGCGGGTGCGGGAAATCGACGCTCGGGCGCACGCTGCTTCGCCTGCACGAACCAACCTCCGGCAGGGTCGTCTTCAACGGAACAGACATAACCGCACTGAAGCCCGATGCGTTGAAGGCAATGCGTCGAGACATGCAGATCATCTTTCAGGATCCTTACGCGTCGCTCAATCCGCGTCGTACCGTTGCAGACATCATCGGACTGCCGCTGATGCTGCACGGGCTTGCCTCCAATCGGCGCGACATGCGCGACAGGGTCGCAGCGATCATGGACAAGGTCGGGCTGAAGGCCAATCATCTCGATCGCTACCCGCATCAATTCTCCGGCGGGCAACGCCAACGCATCGGCATCGCCCGGGCTCTGATCAGCAATCCACAGTTCATCGTCTGCGACGAGCCGGTTTCGGCTCTCGACGTCTCGATCCAGGCACAGATCATCGAACTGCTGACCAGCCTCAAGCGCGAGATGGGACTGACCTACCTTTTCGTCTCCCACGACATCTCGGTCATCGGTTACCTGAGCGACCGCGTCGCGGTGATGTATCTTGGCGAGATCGTCGAGATGGGACCGGTCGAGGCCGTACTGTCTAATCCGCGCCATCCCTACACGCAGAGCCTGATGTCGGCCGTGCCCGATGTCGACCATCCCGGCAAGCGTCAGCGCGTGCGGCTCACCGGCGATCTTCCTTCGCCGCAAAACCCGCCGCCGGGCTGCAAATTCCATACCCGCTGTCCGCTGGCGATTGACCTGTGCCGGAAGGAAGCGCCACCCCGCCATGAGGCCGGCAACGGTCACACGGTGTCCTGTCACCTAATCAATGACGAACTCTCGATCCTGAGGTAG
- a CDS encoding ABC transporter ATP-binding protein, with translation MTTTATPLLQVQDLRTVFETRAGRVFAVDGVDVTVYPGECLGVVGESGSGKSVTFSSVMGLVRAPGRIVNGSISFEGRDLRGLSVHDMRRIRGRDIAITMQDALTALNPALTVGEQILEVLYAHDETLPEGRMARRKAARAKAVDMLELVGIASAGDRLKYYPHEFSGGMRQRIMIAIALACRPKLLIADEPTTALDVTIQAQVLELIADIRARLGMSVVLITHDLGVVSEYCDRVMVMYAGQVVEEGPTASVIREPLHPYTRGLLQSIPRLSLRGQKISPIEGQVPDLVDLPPQCRFYSRCGERIDACRQRIDMRDLGEQRRARCIRLSEGKA, from the coding sequence ATGACGACCACCGCAACGCCCCTCCTCCAGGTGCAGGACCTCAGGACGGTGTTCGAGACGCGTGCCGGCCGTGTCTTCGCAGTCGACGGCGTCGACGTCACCGTGTATCCGGGCGAATGTCTCGGCGTCGTCGGCGAAAGTGGCTCTGGCAAGAGCGTCACTTTTTCCTCGGTGATGGGATTGGTGCGGGCACCGGGGCGCATCGTCAACGGCTCGATCTCGTTCGAAGGGCGCGACCTCAGGGGTCTTTCGGTCCACGACATGCGCAGGATTCGCGGTCGCGACATCGCAATAACCATGCAGGACGCGTTGACGGCACTCAATCCCGCACTGACGGTGGGCGAGCAAATCCTCGAAGTGCTCTATGCCCATGACGAAACGCTTCCGGAAGGACGCATGGCGCGGCGCAAGGCGGCACGCGCCAAGGCGGTCGACATGCTCGAACTCGTCGGAATCGCCTCGGCTGGCGACCGCCTCAAATATTACCCTCACGAGTTTTCGGGCGGCATGCGCCAGCGGATCATGATCGCCATCGCGCTCGCCTGCCGGCCAAAGCTATTGATCGCCGACGAGCCGACCACGGCCCTTGACGTGACGATCCAGGCCCAGGTGCTGGAACTGATCGCCGATATCCGCGCGCGCCTCGGCATGAGCGTCGTTCTGATCACTCATGACCTCGGCGTGGTGTCCGAGTATTGCGACCGGGTGATGGTCATGTACGCCGGTCAGGTGGTCGAGGAAGGCCCGACCGCTTCGGTCATCCGGGAGCCACTGCATCCCTATACGCGCGGCCTCCTCCAATCCATTCCGCGGCTTTCTCTGCGCGGGCAGAAGATCAGCCCGATTGAAGGCCAGGTACCCGATCTGGTCGACCTCCCGCCGCAGTGCCGTTTCTATTCCCGCTGCGGCGAACGCATCGACGCCTGCCGGCAACGCATCGACATGCGCGACCTCGGTGAACAACGCCGTGCGCGCTGTATTCGGCTGTCGGAGGGCAAGGCATGA